One Leifsonia shinshuensis DNA window includes the following coding sequences:
- a CDS encoding cation diffusion facilitator family transporter — MDGHDHGSTMELFGEAAKRHRVRLSIAFGITFVILIAEVIGTILTGSLALLVDAGHMLTDTAGLAMALVASYLSTKPATNKRTWGYRRAEVLAATAQAAVLLAVGVFVLIEGVRRLFEPPEIPSTELLIFGIIGLLGNVASLTVLASSRSENFNLRAAFLEVMNDALGSVAVIVAAILIGLTGWGAADALAGMFIGVLILPRAFKLLRETTSVLLESTPPGLDLDAVRNHVLELPEVVDIHDLHATQIATGLPVLTAHVIVEADTFENGRLPELLDKLQDCVASHFDVSIEHSTFQFEPPQHSRHEHSAHE; from the coding sequence ATGGACGGCCACGACCACGGCAGCACAATGGAGCTCTTCGGCGAAGCGGCCAAACGCCATCGCGTTCGCCTGTCGATCGCGTTCGGCATCACCTTCGTCATCCTGATCGCTGAGGTCATCGGCACGATCCTCACCGGCTCCCTGGCGTTGCTCGTCGACGCGGGGCACATGCTCACTGACACGGCGGGACTGGCGATGGCCCTCGTGGCCTCATATCTGAGCACCAAGCCGGCCACGAACAAGCGCACCTGGGGATACCGACGCGCTGAGGTGCTCGCCGCGACCGCGCAGGCAGCAGTCCTCCTCGCCGTTGGCGTGTTCGTGTTGATCGAAGGCGTCCGCCGGCTGTTCGAGCCGCCGGAGATCCCCTCCACCGAACTGTTGATCTTCGGCATCATCGGCCTTCTGGGCAACGTGGCGTCTCTGACCGTCCTGGCCTCCAGCCGAAGCGAGAACTTCAACCTCCGCGCCGCCTTCCTCGAGGTGATGAACGACGCGCTTGGCTCGGTGGCCGTCATCGTCGCTGCAATCCTGATCGGCCTGACCGGATGGGGCGCCGCGGACGCGCTGGCCGGAATGTTCATCGGCGTGCTCATCCTCCCGCGAGCGTTTAAACTGCTCCGGGAAACCACGAGCGTGTTGCTGGAGTCCACACCTCCCGGGCTGGACCTGGACGCGGTCCGCAACCACGTCTTGGAGCTGCCGGAAGTGGTCGACATCCACGACCTGCACGCCACCCAGATCGCGACCGGATTGCCGGTCCTGACAGCGCACGTCATCGTGGAAGCCGATACCTTCGAGAATGGGCGCCTGCCCGAGCTCCTGGACAAGCTTCAGGACTGCGTTGCAAGCCACTTCGACGTCAGCATCGAACATTCCACCTTCCAGTTCGAGCCGCCACAGCACAGCCGCCACGAGCATTCCGCACACGAATAA
- a CDS encoding ParB/RepB/Spo0J family partition protein yields MSDTPTAGTIEHLNPHTLTLEDNVRPSAPITPAFVQSIKENGVLTPVLAHRDSDGQVTVRAGQRRVFAAREAGLTTIPVYLVDADEVPSERIVQQMVENDQREALTDSDRAAAFQQLAFEGLSVTAIARRTGTKQKEVKTALAVVETRLRRPRSRSTSSPWTRRRC; encoded by the coding sequence ATGAGCGACACACCCACCGCGGGCACCATCGAACACCTCAACCCGCACACCCTCACCCTTGAGGACAACGTGCGCCCCTCCGCACCGATCACCCCGGCGTTCGTGCAGTCAATCAAGGAGAATGGGGTCCTCACCCCCGTACTTGCCCACCGCGACAGCGACGGCCAGGTCACCGTCCGTGCCGGACAGCGTCGAGTCTTCGCCGCCCGCGAAGCAGGACTTACGACCATTCCCGTCTACCTCGTAGACGCCGACGAGGTCCCTTCGGAGCGGATCGTGCAGCAGATGGTCGAGAACGACCAGCGCGAAGCCCTCACCGACAGCGACCGGGCCGCCGCGTTCCAACAACTCGCGTTCGAAGGCCTCTCCGTGACCGCGATCGCGCGACGTACCGGGACGAAGCAGAAGGAAGTCAAGACCGCGTTGGCTGTGGTCGAGACCAGGCTGCGGCGTCCGCGATCCAGGAGCACCAGCTCACCCTGGACCAGGCGGCGGTGCTGA
- a CDS encoding TFIIB-type zinc ribbon-containing protein, translating to MKCPVDGETLLLSDRSGIEIDYCPTCRGVWLDRGELDKIIERSASQNPSAGYANPTDPQGWSDSNRSGHHGKSGHGNSGNGNSGHNGYSNKRRGGWLGDLFGD from the coding sequence ATGAAATGTCCCGTTGACGGCGAGACGCTGCTGCTCTCCGATCGCTCCGGAATCGAGATCGACTACTGCCCAACATGCCGTGGCGTTTGGCTGGATCGCGGGGAGCTCGACAAAATCATCGAACGCTCAGCGAGCCAGAATCCATCAGCGGGTTACGCTAACCCGACCGACCCGCAAGGATGGTCCGACTCGAACCGATCCGGACATCACGGCAAAAGCGGACACGGAAACTCCGGAAACGGTAACTCCGGCCATAACGGCTACAGCAACAAGCGCCGCGGAGGCTGGCTGGGGGATCTCTTCGGCGACTAA
- a CDS encoding M23 family metallopeptidase has product MADTIVTGVPQAIGETGGAPVPVNRDTLAATSEAELTAAARTDPAGTLVGNTLGPIQWPFPGDVPISDGYGSRSAPCSGCSSNHKGLDMTPGGGTKIGAIADGVVRSAEESDVGFGVNVIIDHRVNGERFASLYAHMQFGSLQVRAGDRVVAGQIIGRVGTTGASTGNHLHLEIWANGETPIDPYSWLRARAR; this is encoded by the coding sequence ATGGCCGACACTATCGTCACCGGCGTACCACAAGCAATCGGAGAGACCGGCGGCGCGCCTGTCCCGGTCAACCGTGACACGCTCGCAGCGACGTCCGAGGCCGAACTCACGGCCGCGGCGCGAACCGACCCGGCCGGGACCCTGGTTGGCAACACGCTTGGGCCCATCCAATGGCCGTTCCCCGGTGACGTCCCGATCAGCGATGGGTATGGGTCGCGCTCTGCGCCCTGCTCCGGATGCTCCAGCAACCACAAGGGCTTGGACATGACCCCCGGCGGTGGCACCAAGATCGGCGCGATCGCCGACGGCGTCGTCCGCTCGGCGGAGGAGTCCGATGTCGGGTTCGGCGTCAACGTGATCATCGACCACCGGGTCAATGGTGAACGATTCGCGAGCCTTTACGCGCACATGCAATTCGGGTCGCTCCAGGTCCGCGCCGGAGACCGCGTTGTCGCCGGCCAGATCATCGGACGGGTCGGCACTACGGGTGCCAGCACCGGCAATCACCTCCATCTGGAGATTTGGGCGAACGGGGAAACACCGATCGACCCGTACTCCTGGCTCCGAGCTCGAGCGAGATGA
- a CDS encoding copper resistance CopC family protein yields MVALAFVANCLTAPPAEAHDALAESNPAQGQTVTEKLDQIVLTFNEAPLSGLQGGIVIQAVGPTGREATTGELRIQDRTLSRTVLMTEQGDYTVSWRTVSADGHPIDGSYTFSYAGPIPASPTATSTPTPSAAPTTSAVASPTSTPTAANTSSGAPIAFVVVIIIVVLLLAGGGLWLATELNRRRTTKP; encoded by the coding sequence GTGGTCGCACTCGCCTTCGTCGCTAACTGCCTCACCGCGCCGCCTGCGGAAGCGCACGACGCCCTCGCAGAATCCAATCCCGCCCAAGGGCAGACTGTCACCGAGAAGTTGGATCAGATCGTGCTGACCTTCAACGAGGCGCCACTGAGCGGCCTACAAGGGGGCATCGTCATTCAGGCAGTCGGGCCGACCGGCCGCGAGGCCACCACCGGCGAACTCCGCATCCAGGACCGGACCCTGTCGCGGACTGTCCTGATGACCGAGCAGGGCGATTACACCGTCTCGTGGCGCACGGTCTCTGCCGACGGGCACCCCATTGACGGGAGCTACACCTTCAGCTACGCCGGTCCCATTCCGGCCTCTCCCACCGCGACGTCGACTCCCACCCCTTCGGCAGCGCCGACCACTTCCGCAGTCGCCTCGCCCACAAGCACCCCGACTGCAGCTAACACGTCATCTGGCGCACCGATCGCATTCGTCGTCGTGATCATCATCGTTGTGCTGCTGCTCGCCGGCGGCGGCCTGTGGCTCGCCACGGAGCTCAACCGTCGCCGCACGACCAAGCCGTAG
- a CDS encoding DsbA family protein, producing MSKQPRQQPQPTRRLSIRFWANTIIIALAFIVVIVIVLVGRAQSASQQAAAPAVTRADSRILQKATTDKVTVVEFLDFECEACGAAYPVVEQLREQYKGRVTFIARYFPIPSHKNAMNAAMAAEAAGRQGKFTEMYSKLFQTQTQWAERQDDQSPALRSLAASIGLDMTQYDKDIADPTLRIRVTKDQADGVQLGVAGTPTFFLNGEKLTLTSKEQFASELEKAWRR from the coding sequence ATGTCGAAACAGCCACGTCAGCAGCCTCAACCCACCCGCCGCCTCTCCATCCGGTTCTGGGCCAACACAATCATCATCGCGCTCGCGTTCATCGTCGTGATCGTCATCGTGCTCGTCGGTCGTGCCCAATCGGCGTCGCAACAGGCCGCCGCGCCCGCCGTCACCCGAGCGGACAGCCGGATCCTGCAGAAAGCGACCACGGACAAGGTGACGGTGGTCGAATTCCTCGACTTCGAATGCGAAGCATGCGGGGCCGCCTACCCGGTGGTCGAGCAGTTGCGCGAGCAGTACAAGGGTCGGGTCACATTCATCGCACGCTACTTCCCCATCCCTAGTCACAAGAACGCCATGAACGCCGCGATGGCCGCCGAGGCAGCCGGCCGCCAAGGCAAGTTCACCGAGATGTACTCCAAGCTCTTCCAGACACAAACGCAGTGGGCTGAACGACAAGATGACCAGTCGCCTGCGCTGCGATCGCTGGCCGCGTCGATTGGCCTGGACATGACCCAGTACGACAAAGACATCGCCGACCCGACGCTCCGGATCCGGGTGACCAAGGACCAGGCCGACGGCGTCCAGCTGGGGGTGGCGGGCACGCCAACGTTCTTCCTGAACGGTGAGAAGCTCACACTGACCTCCAAAGAGCAGTTCGCCAGCGAACTGGAGAAGGCGTGGCGGCGATGA
- a CDS encoding signal peptidase II: MALRTLTAGLLAIAADQAAKGIAILTLPYGQPMPSVIPTVDLRLVLNPGAAFGLGARVGPLLAAGILIILTVLTAWIVRRVIRGENPTLTVLLAIAVGGGWGNMVDRAFRGEHGVLSGAVVDYFSISWFAIFNLADVLTVGGIAAALLVATLQHRRTQSPVIDASADQSAVAGS; the protein is encoded by the coding sequence TTGGCGCTGCGGACGCTGACCGCGGGCCTTCTCGCGATCGCCGCAGACCAAGCAGCCAAGGGCATCGCCATCCTCACACTCCCGTATGGCCAGCCGATGCCGTCGGTGATCCCAACGGTGGACCTTCGCCTGGTTCTGAACCCGGGTGCTGCATTCGGACTCGGCGCCCGAGTCGGTCCGCTGCTGGCAGCTGGAATCCTCATCATCCTCACCGTCCTCACTGCCTGGATCGTCCGACGCGTGATCCGAGGAGAGAACCCGACCCTGACAGTGTTGCTGGCGATCGCCGTCGGTGGCGGTTGGGGGAACATGGTCGACCGCGCCTTCCGCGGCGAGCACGGAGTTCTCAGCGGTGCCGTCGTCGACTACTTCTCCATCAGCTGGTTCGCCATCTTCAACCTCGCCGACGTCCTCACCGTCGGCGGCATCGCAGCAGCCTTGCTGGTCGCGACGCTCCAACACCGCCGAACCCAGAGCCCTGTCATCGACGCCTCGGCCGACCAGAGCGCGGTGGCCGGCTCATGA
- a CDS encoding ArsR/SmtB family transcription factor yields the protein MDELTLNIESAGELAEVFQGLASPTRLRVLARLRRSPSSVTALAEELEIGQATLSNHLRILRQAKLVIGDRDGRSITYRLFDDHVVEFFDQALLHLGHAQPGGD from the coding sequence GTGGACGAACTGACGTTGAACATCGAGAGCGCCGGCGAGCTGGCGGAGGTCTTCCAAGGCCTGGCGTCGCCGACGCGATTGCGCGTGCTTGCTCGGCTTCGGCGGAGCCCATCAAGTGTGACGGCGCTGGCGGAGGAGCTCGAAATCGGACAGGCGACGCTGTCGAACCACTTGCGCATCCTCCGTCAGGCGAAGCTCGTGATCGGCGACCGAGACGGACGCTCGATCACCTACCGGCTGTTCGATGACCACGTCGTCGAGTTCTTCGACCAGGCGTTGTTGCACCTTGGTCACGCTCAGCCGGGCGGCGATTAG
- a CDS encoding cadmium resistance transporter, protein MILSSVLQAIGLFMATNIDDIIVLSLFFARGSGQRGTTSRILIGQYLGFIGILSASVLVALGAGTFLPPQVIPYFGLIPLALGLRAAWQAWRKREDDDDAKVEGKKVAVWTVAGVTFANGGDNIGVYVPVFLSVGPAATIAYCVVFLVLVASLIGLAKFVTTRRPIAELLERWEHVLFPVVLIGLGIFILVSGGAFGIPT, encoded by the coding sequence ATGATCCTGTCGTCGGTACTGCAGGCGATCGGCCTCTTCATGGCCACGAACATTGACGATATCATTGTGCTTTCGCTGTTCTTCGCCCGAGGCTCCGGCCAGCGAGGAACCACAAGCCGCATCCTGATCGGACAGTACCTCGGATTCATCGGCATCCTGAGCGCGTCCGTTCTTGTTGCACTCGGCGCTGGGACATTCCTCCCACCACAGGTCATTCCCTACTTCGGACTAATCCCGCTGGCGTTGGGTCTGCGGGCTGCATGGCAGGCCTGGCGCAAGCGCGAAGACGACGATGACGCAAAGGTCGAGGGTAAGAAGGTCGCTGTGTGGACCGTGGCCGGTGTGACCTTCGCAAACGGCGGCGACAACATCGGCGTCTATGTCCCGGTCTTCCTCAGCGTCGGTCCAGCAGCCACCATTGCATACTGCGTCGTGTTCCTGGTCCTAGTTGCTTCCCTCATTGGCCTAGCCAAGTTCGTCACCACCCGCCGACCGATCGCGGAACTCCTCGAACGATGGGAACACGTCCTGTTCCCCGTCGTCCTCATCGGCCTGGGGATCTTCATCCTCGTGAGCGGCGGCGCTTTCGGCATTCCGACGTAG
- a CDS encoding cytochrome c oxidase assembly protein: MAAFLVWSPQPIPLLPIVGVVLALAYLCGVWRLLRLRLAWPWWRTTLFLTGCGVLVALTGTGLEGYGYRMFSVFMFQQLTLMMAIPPLLILGAPGKLLLKAAPARGQWRFIRRFALVGLRSRFARLLLHPGFMVPLFLMVFYGLYFSGLASTLLGSVLGHLSLEVVFLAAGILFTIPLISPDPLPRRQSHLGRLLDMFIEMPLHAFFGVIAMMATIPLVSFFAESPAAWNIDAVADQRIAGALAWSYGELPSLIIVLILLFAWASDDTRQAEAADRRKDVEGDAELDAYNAWLARLNRR; this comes from the coding sequence TTGGCGGCCTTCCTGGTGTGGTCCCCACAACCGATTCCTCTGCTCCCGATCGTGGGCGTCGTACTCGCTCTCGCGTATCTATGCGGTGTGTGGCGGTTGCTCCGGCTGCGGCTCGCGTGGCCGTGGTGGCGCACCACGCTCTTCCTGACTGGTTGCGGCGTGTTGGTTGCATTGACGGGGACGGGACTCGAGGGTTACGGCTACCGCATGTTCTCGGTGTTCATGTTTCAGCAGCTCACGTTGATGATGGCGATCCCGCCGCTGCTGATCCTGGGAGCGCCGGGCAAGCTTCTTTTGAAGGCGGCACCAGCGAGGGGGCAGTGGCGATTCATTCGGCGGTTTGCCCTCGTCGGGCTGCGTTCCCGTTTTGCGCGCTTGTTGCTGCATCCGGGCTTCATGGTCCCGCTGTTCCTGATGGTGTTCTACGGCCTCTATTTCAGCGGCTTGGCATCAACACTGCTCGGATCGGTGCTCGGGCACCTTTCACTCGAGGTGGTGTTCTTGGCCGCTGGCATCCTCTTCACAATTCCGCTTATCTCTCCAGACCCATTGCCGCGACGTCAGTCGCACCTCGGACGCCTGCTGGACATGTTCATCGAGATGCCACTTCACGCGTTCTTCGGGGTGATTGCCATGATGGCGACTATCCCGCTCGTGAGCTTCTTCGCGGAGTCGCCGGCGGCCTGGAACATCGATGCGGTTGCTGATCAGCGCATCGCGGGCGCGTTGGCGTGGTCGTATGGCGAACTGCCGTCGCTGATCATCGTTCTGATCCTGCTCTTCGCGTGGGCTTCCGACGATACGCGCCAAGCCGAGGCGGCAGACCGCCGGAAAGATGTGGAGGGCGACGCGGAGCTCGACGCCTACAACGCATGGCTGGCGAGGTTGAATCGCCGCTGA
- a CDS encoding heavy metal translocating P-type ATPase, producing MSAVTGSELEHVDLDDDDDDRPWYRSPSVLIPIASGVAFVAGLVCEWTGAETAGLVLFWIGLLLGVYTFVPGALRRLFTKGKLGISLLMTISATGAVILGYVEEAAALAFLYSIAEALEDKAMDRARAGLRALLKLVPDTALVKRGDATTEVEAKDLRVGDVLVVRPGERIATDGIVRAGRSSLDTSAITGESIPVEVEPGTGVSAGSINTTGVLEVEATAAGTDNSLTTIVELVEQAQTEKGDRARLADRIARPLVPGVMILAAVVGVLGSLLSGDPDLWITRALVVLVAASPCALAIAVPVTVVSAIGAASKFGVVVKSGAAFERFGGIRHLAVDKTGTLTRNEPTVTRVVTTGATEDEVLAWAASLERHSTHPLATAITKAAPDAPAAENVAETAGHGIEGTLNTARLAVGSPRWLDAGTLGDEVQAMESEGMTVVIVHRNDQPAGAIGVRDELRPEVPEVIATLNRRGIGVTMLTGDNARTAAALAAQAGINDVRAELRPEDKAAAVMDLSKSKPTAMIGDGINDAPALAAADVGIAMGAKGADAAIESADIAFTGHDLRLIPQAIDHARRGRSIINQNVVLSIVIIAVLLPLAITGVLGLAAVVLVHEVAEVVVILNGLRAARREKA from the coding sequence ATGAGCGCGGTTACAGGTTCCGAGCTCGAACACGTCGACCTTGACGATGACGATGATGATCGGCCCTGGTATCGGAGTCCGAGCGTCCTGATCCCGATCGCTTCCGGCGTCGCATTCGTCGCTGGTTTGGTGTGCGAATGGACTGGCGCGGAGACCGCCGGCCTGGTGCTGTTCTGGATCGGTCTGCTGCTGGGGGTGTACACCTTCGTGCCCGGCGCGTTGCGCAGACTTTTCACCAAGGGCAAGCTCGGCATCAGCCTACTGATGACAATCAGCGCCACCGGTGCGGTGATCCTCGGCTACGTCGAGGAGGCCGCGGCGTTGGCGTTCTTGTACTCCATCGCGGAGGCGTTGGAAGACAAGGCGATGGACCGAGCGCGCGCAGGGCTTCGGGCGCTCTTGAAACTCGTGCCCGATACCGCATTGGTCAAACGCGGCGACGCCACGACCGAGGTCGAAGCGAAGGACCTGCGCGTCGGTGACGTCCTCGTGGTGCGTCCGGGCGAACGGATCGCCACTGACGGCATCGTGCGAGCCGGGCGGAGCAGCCTGGACACCTCCGCAATCACGGGCGAGTCGATACCCGTCGAGGTCGAGCCCGGCACCGGCGTGTCGGCCGGGTCGATCAATACCACAGGCGTGCTCGAGGTCGAGGCCACTGCGGCCGGCACCGACAACTCACTCACTACGATCGTCGAGCTGGTCGAGCAGGCGCAGACCGAAAAAGGCGACCGAGCCCGCCTAGCCGACCGGATCGCCCGTCCCCTGGTCCCCGGTGTGATGATCCTCGCCGCGGTAGTCGGCGTTCTCGGGTCGCTGTTGAGCGGCGACCCCGATTTGTGGATCACCCGTGCCCTGGTCGTGCTCGTTGCTGCCTCGCCGTGTGCTCTGGCGATCGCCGTGCCGGTCACAGTCGTGTCCGCGATCGGCGCCGCCTCCAAGTTCGGCGTGGTCGTGAAGTCCGGGGCCGCGTTCGAGCGGTTCGGCGGCATCCGCCACCTCGCCGTCGACAAAACGGGCACCCTGACCCGCAATGAGCCCACCGTGACCCGTGTCGTCACGACGGGCGCGACCGAGGATGAGGTGCTGGCCTGGGCGGCGAGCCTAGAGCGTCACAGTACGCACCCTCTCGCCACAGCGATCACCAAGGCGGCACCCGACGCTCCCGCCGCTGAAAACGTCGCCGAGACCGCCGGGCACGGCATCGAGGGCACGCTCAATACTGCTCGTCTCGCGGTAGGCAGCCCGAGGTGGCTGGATGCTGGCACGCTGGGCGATGAGGTGCAGGCGATGGAGTCAGAGGGAATGACCGTCGTCATCGTCCACCGCAACGATCAGCCGGCCGGGGCGATCGGGGTGCGGGACGAGCTCCGCCCCGAGGTACCGGAAGTGATCGCCACGCTCAACCGCCGCGGGATCGGAGTCACGATGCTCACCGGCGACAACGCCCGCACCGCCGCGGCACTCGCCGCCCAGGCCGGCATCAACGACGTGCGCGCCGAGCTCCGTCCCGAGGACAAGGCCGCCGCCGTCATGGACCTGTCGAAGTCCAAGCCCACAGCCATGATCGGAGACGGTATCAACGACGCCCCCGCTCTCGCGGCCGCCGACGTGGGCATCGCGATGGGAGCTAAGGGCGCCGATGCGGCGATCGAGTCCGCCGATATCGCCTTCACCGGCCACGATCTGCGCCTCATTCCACAGGCCATCGACCACGCCCGTCGCGGACGTAGCATCATCAACCAGAACGTTGTGTTGTCCATCGTGATCATCGCGGTCCTGCTGCCGCTGGCGATCACCGGCGTTCTCGGGCTCGCTGCAGTCGTGCTCGTGCACGAGGTCGCGGAGGTCGTCGTCATTCTCAACGGGCTCCGCGCAGCACGGCGGGAGAAGGCATGA
- a CDS encoding ArsR/SmtB family transcription factor, protein MSIATPAATITHTAALARFGHALSDTTRVGILLALREAPAYPSDLADALDVSRQVMSNQLACLRGCGLVEAIPDGRRTWYRLADGHIAPALDELLRVVLYIEPGCCEGAECNCA, encoded by the coding sequence ATGAGCATCGCTACACCGGCGGCGACCATCACGCACACCGCCGCTCTCGCCCGCTTCGGACACGCGCTGTCTGACACCACCCGCGTGGGCATCCTTCTGGCCCTGCGGGAGGCGCCGGCATACCCCTCTGACCTCGCGGATGCCCTAGACGTGAGCCGTCAGGTCATGTCGAATCAGCTGGCCTGTCTACGCGGCTGCGGCCTTGTCGAGGCGATCCCAGATGGCCGCCGTACCTGGTATCGGCTCGCCGACGGACACATCGCCCCTGCACTCGACGAGCTACTTCGCGTGGTCCTCTACATTGAGCCCGGCTGCTGCGAGGGTGCGGAGTGCAACTGCGCATGA
- the ccsB gene encoding c-type cytochrome biogenesis protein CcsB, whose product MTDVLSALSTVALYVAMGLYTASFVVFSTDLARRGADATATVPSVVARRTAATLPSTALVIGEEPADLPKSSTDAPTRAARSVLRWAFGLTIAGFAFHFVATGLRGIAAARVPWANMWEFSMTGTLVIIGVFLVANLKWDIKYLGTFIVGLVLVLQGIALLRYYVPVVPLQPALQSYWLVIHIIVAVLGTAFFALGFALSGLQLLQYRRERQVAESRPQQFKFLATLPSAVALENLAYRINIVGFIAWTFTLIAGAIWASAAWGRYWGWDTKEVWTFIIWVIYAGYIHARATRGWRGSRSAWLAIIGFAAVLFNFGIVNVFFKGLHTYSGL is encoded by the coding sequence ATGACCGACGTCCTGTCCGCGCTCTCGACAGTGGCGCTCTACGTCGCAATGGGCTTGTACACCGCCTCCTTCGTGGTCTTCTCCACCGACCTGGCCAGACGCGGAGCCGACGCGACAGCGACCGTCCCCAGCGTGGTCGCGCGGCGCACTGCGGCGACACTGCCGAGCACCGCGCTCGTGATCGGCGAAGAGCCCGCCGATCTCCCAAAGTCCTCGACAGATGCACCTACTCGTGCTGCCCGCAGCGTCCTCCGCTGGGCGTTCGGGCTGACGATCGCGGGCTTCGCGTTCCATTTCGTGGCAACAGGGTTGCGCGGGATCGCCGCTGCCCGGGTCCCGTGGGCGAACATGTGGGAGTTCTCGATGACCGGCACGCTGGTCATCATCGGCGTCTTCCTGGTCGCCAACCTGAAGTGGGACATCAAGTACCTCGGCACGTTCATCGTCGGCCTGGTGCTGGTGCTCCAGGGGATCGCGCTCCTGCGGTACTACGTCCCGGTGGTCCCGCTGCAGCCGGCGTTGCAGTCGTACTGGCTGGTGATCCACATCATCGTGGCCGTGCTGGGCACGGCGTTCTTCGCTCTCGGGTTCGCGTTGTCCGGGCTGCAATTGCTGCAGTACCGGCGTGAGCGGCAGGTAGCGGAGTCGCGTCCGCAACAGTTCAAGTTCCTGGCCACTCTCCCCAGTGCTGTCGCTCTGGAGAACCTGGCCTACCGGATCAACATCGTCGGCTTCATCGCCTGGACATTCACGCTGATCGCCGGAGCCATCTGGGCCTCCGCGGCCTGGGGGCGCTATTGGGGCTGGGACACCAAGGAGGTCTGGACCTTCATCATCTGGGTGATCTACGCCGGCTACATCCACGCCCGAGCGACCCGCGGCTGGCGCGGATCGCGCTCCGCCTGGCTCGCGATCATCGGCTTCGCGGCGGTGCTGTTCAACTTCGGCATCGTCAACGTCTTCTTCAAGGGCCTCCACACCTACTCGGGTCTCTAG